AGGAAGCTCGGAGACAGGAACAGAGTGCGACCGGAGCTTGTACGTGTACGCGCGTCCGTCAACGGTGAACCGGTCGATCCGAACGTCAAGCTGGAGCCGATGACGTGGCTGAGCGCTGGTCGAGTTCAAACTCCAGTGCTCGGATGGATCATAGATAGAGCAAGGGAATACCGTGAGACAGAGTTCTACGCGTGTCGTGCGGAGGTTTCGACGGACGACGTAACCATCCGCGCGTTGATCGAGGAACTGAAGGTACCGCGGGCTCTGACGGAGAAGTTGGACGAAGCTACGATCCGAGTGCTGTCCAAGATCGCGGAGGAGGGTTCTGACGCCGAGTTCTCCGAGGAAGAGGTGGACCGGCTCGAGGAGACCGATCTGTTCGAGCGGAAGGACGGGCGCTACAGACTCTCAGAGGAGGGGCGGAAGGTGCTGGAGTCCGAGGGAGTCATAGGGCTGATGCTGCGCTTCGCGGGGGTTTCCAACAGATGACCCGCGCGATCGCCACTGTGGACGAAAACGCTCCCCATATTGCGTTCGTGGAGACGCCGTCTGCCAACGAGAAGCTGCTAGACGTAATATCTCGTGAGGAATGGCGGGAACTCGGAGTGTTCGTACTGGACCATCACGGTCAGTTATCCGAGGAACCGTCGGCTGTGGCTCAGGCTCACGAGATCGTGAAGGATCATACCGAGTTTCTGCTGGTACGGGCGGTCGTCATCGAGCCACCGGTGGATACGGATATGGTGGCCGCTGTACTGCTGCTGAAGCGTGGACCGGTGCTCCCAGAGGAAGACGTCGAAGTGCTCGACAAGATCGACCGGTTCGGGAAGCACTACCCGTCGGACGAGGAGCTCGAGAGGGCTGAGTACGCGCTGGCGATCATGCAAGCCGTGGCAGAGGTAGTGAAGAAGCCGTACCCGGATAACCCGGAAGAGCTGAAAGAAACGTTCAAGAAGGCCCTGAGGGCCGTGGAGCGTGTCGTGGACGATGAGGAGTACCGAAAAGAGCTAGCATCGAAGTGGCTGGAGGGGTTCCGGAAGTCCGTACGGGAGGCCGAAGAGAGTACGGAAGTAATTGAAGAGGGAGAAGTGAAGGTAGAAGACGATAGGATAAGGTGGTGTGCGACTATTTCGGAGGCGCAGAACGCCTTCACGTATCTGTACCGTGAAGGGTATGACCTAGTGATCCTCTACTCGCCCGCGATGAAGCGGGTGACAGTAGGGCTCGCCGATCCCGAGTTACCTATCGACCTATGTGAGTTGTTCGAGTACCTGAACGAGCATCACCGCGAGGGTTGGGGAGGTAGGAAGAACATCGGAGGCTCACCAAAGAACCACGGGATCGACGAGGACGAGTTCAAAGACATCGTTTCCATCATTCGCGGGTGGCTTCTAGGGTTTTCATGAACGACCTGTAAAGGCGGTCCAAGAACTCCACGGAGTTCGCGCCAACCTCGAGCCTCAACCATTCCAGGCCATGCGCCGTCCTACTGCGTAAAGTGATCCCGTACGGCTTGGAGTACGGGCAATCAGACTCGAAAATCGGGAGACCTACTTCTTCCGGTATCAGCCCCGTCCAAACTTCCGGAACGCGGATCATCGGACGCACTATAGTGGTTTCCGGGAAGTCGTAGTCCACGTACTCGGATCTCATTCCACCTAGCTCCTCAACGGGCCGCAGGATGTTCAACCCTTCACCCTTAATCGCTGAAGCCATAGCGGTGACGATAGCGTCGTCCAAAGTATGGGCCAACACCAGCTTATTCCCACGTTCCCGAAGCTCTCGACGACGAATTAAGGAGCAAATAAGGCAGGGAGACTCATCGTGCTCTTCGGCGAGCTCGCCGACGTCTTCCTTCGGTTCCACGTACTCCAGTTGGAAACCGAGAGACCTACATATTTCTTCGCAAACTTCCCGACCCTCACGGCCCCATATGGGATCTCCATGAAGTCTGGTTTCTACAAGGACCGGTCTAACACGGAGCCCAAGTCGTCGGGTTAACGGCTCGAGCATGAGGAGGCACGTAACACTATCTTTACCGCCACTAAAGCCGACAACGACCTCCTCCCGAGGTTCGAATAGGTCATAATCGGTCACGACTTGATGAAACCTCGAGGAAGCTCGCTCGACAACCTTAGAACGGACGACCTTTATACCCTCTCTCCTCAGCTCCTCCCGCCGCGAAGCAGTGAGGCCAGCTCTCCTCGGGTTCAGCGCAACCACAGTATCACCTAAAATCGCGACGTAGCGGGAATCTACGCCAACGTCTCGGAGTATCTCCTCGATATCCAACGCTCCACCCCCCGGGGGGACAGGTGGAATGTCCCTAACGATGCTGATGTTCCTACTCAACGTCCTGGCTTACGTGCTCAGCGTAGGACCGGATGGAATCATCCGACCCGACGTACTATACAGCTATGGATTATACCTTCACAATATTACTGTTCATCCTGAATGTTTGATTACTTACATGTTTCTTCACGCAAATCTCATCCATTTACTGTTCAATATGCTAGGATTATTGACGTTCGGAGCGCAACTAGAGCGTGTACTCTCCGCATCAGAATTCCTCGTACTCTATTTACTATCAGGGTTAATGGGTGGACTGGCACAGACCGCGCTAACACCGGATGTTCCCGTAGTGGGTGCATCCGCAGCCATCTTCGGATTACTCGGGTGCCTCACGATGCTCAGACCGATGAGTATAATGATGTTCCTGTTCATCCCGATGCCCTTGGCGTTATTCGCCGTCCTTTACGCAGCACTAGCCATATTCGTGATCCAATCGGGAGTTGTCACGCAAGTAGCCCACGCAGGCCACTTCGTAGGAATGGTAGTCGGAGGGGTGCTGGCGCTGCTTTACAGACCGAGTGAGGCCTTAAAGGGGTTACTGGCGGTGACAGCGATCACCGCACTGCTACTGACGGGCTACTGGTTCCTGACCCACCACTAAACCCACCACTAACGGGGGCGAAATGTTTATTATCACCCTAGGGGCCGGGTGCTTGTGGGAGGAGGGCCCGCAGCTCAGCCTGGCAGAGCGCGGCCTTGGCGCGGCCGTGGCCCCGGGTTCAAATCCCGGCGGGTCCACCACCGCCAATTGTTACGAGAAATGTTACAATTATCATATCGAGCTGCCCCGTCCTCGGGATACCGGCCCGAAAGATTAATAAGTTCGCAAG
Above is a window of Methanopyrus sp. SNP6 DNA encoding:
- a CDS encoding ATP-binding protein, whose protein sequence is MDIEEILRDVGVDSRYVAILGDTVVALNPRRAGLTASRREELRREGIKVVRSKVVERASSRFHQVVTDYDLFEPREEVVVGFSGGKDSVTCLLMLEPLTRRLGLRVRPVLVETRLHGDPIWGREGREVCEEICRSLGFQLEYVEPKEDVGELAEEHDESPCLICSLIRRRELRERGNKLVLAHTLDDAIVTAMASAIKGEGLNILRPVEELGGMRSEYVDYDFPETTIVRPMIRVPEVWTGLIPEEVGLPIFESDCPYSKPYGITLRSRTAHGLEWLRLEVGANSVEFLDRLYRSFMKTLEATRE
- a CDS encoding rhomboid family intramembrane serine protease, which produces MSLTMLMFLLNVLAYVLSVGPDGIIRPDVLYSYGLYLHNITVHPECLITYMFLHANLIHLLFNMLGLLTFGAQLERVLSASEFLVLYLLSGLMGGLAQTALTPDVPVVGASAAIFGLLGCLTMLRPMSIMMFLFIPMPLALFAVLYAALAIFVIQSGVVTQVAHAGHFVGMVVGGVLALLYRPSEALKGLLAVTAITALLLTGYWFLTHH